The Micromonospora sp. NBC_00421 DNA window CGGGGCCGCGGCGGCCGGCTGCGCGGTGGGGGCCGGGGCGGCCTTGGCCGCCTTCGCCTTCTCCGCCGCCTCCAGCACGTCCTGCTTGCGGATCCGGCCGCCGACCCCGGTGCCGTTGACCGACGCCAGGTCGACGCCGTGCTCGCCGGCCAGCTTGCGGACCAGCGGGGTGACGTAACCGGCGGCCTCCTCGCCGCCACCCTGGGCGGGAACGGCCGACCGGGCCGGCGTCGCCGTGGGCGCGGCGGGCTGGGCGGCCTGCTCGGCCTGTGCCGGCTGGGCCGCCGACTCGGCCTCGGCGGCCGGCTCGTTGTACCCGGCACCCGGAGTCGGCTCGGTGACCTCGGGCTTCGGCTCCGGCTTCGGCGCGGGCTGGGCCGCCGCCTTCGGGGCGGGCTCCGGCTCCGGCTCGGCCGGGGCCGCGCCCGCCGCGCCGATGATCGCCAGGTCCGCGCCGACCGCGGCGGTCTCGTCCTCGGGGACCTTGATCTCCAGGACGGTGCCGGCGACAGGCGACGGGATCTCGGTGTCGACCTTGTCGGTGGAGACCTCCAGCAGCGGCTCGTCGACCTCGACGGTCTCGCCTACCTGCTTGAGCCAGCGGGTGACGGTGCCCTCGGTGACGCTCTCGCCCAGGGCCGGCATCTTCACCGCGGTGCCCTCGCCGGAGGACGCCGGGGCGGCCTGCGCCGCCGTCTGCTCCTGGGCCGGCTGCTCCGGCTCCGGGGCGGTGCCCTCGGCGGCGGCCGTCGGCTCGGCGGCCGGCTCGGCCTGCTCCTGCCCGCCGGCCTCGCCGTCCTCCTGCCCGCCGGCCGACTCGCCCTCGCCGGAGATGACCGCCAGCTCGCTGCCCACCTCGGCGGTCTCGTCCTCGGCGACCACGATCCGGCTCAGCACCCCCGCCGCGGGGGAGGGGATCTCGGTGTCGACCTTGTCGGTCGACACCTCGAGCAGCGGCTCGTCGACCTCGACGGTCTCACCCTCCTGCTTGAGCCAGCGGGTGACGGTGCCCTCGGTGACGCTCTCGCCGAGCCGAGGCATGGTGACCGATACCGGCATGTTCTGAAACTCCTTCGTGGCCTGGTGCGATCCTCGCCCGCTTG harbors:
- the sucB gene encoding 2-oxoglutarate dehydrogenase, E2 component, dihydrolipoamide succinyltransferase — encoded protein: MPVSVTMPRLGESVTEGTVTRWLKQEGETVEVDEPLLEVSTDKVDTEIPSPAAGVLSRIVVAEDETAEVGSELAVISGEGESAGGQEDGEAGGQEQAEPAAEPTAAAEGTAPEPEQPAQEQTAAQAAPASSGEGTAVKMPALGESVTEGTVTRWLKQVGETVEVDEPLLEVSTDKVDTEIPSPVAGTVLEIKVPEDETAAVGADLAIIGAAGAAPAEPEPEPAPKAAAQPAPKPEPKPEVTEPTPGAGYNEPAAEAESAAQPAQAEQAAQPAAPTATPARSAVPAQGGGEEAAGYVTPLVRKLAGEHGVDLASVNGTGVGGRIRKQDVLEAAEKAKAAKAAPAPTAQPAAAAPAKPAAKAQPSGKRGSTEKLTRIRKAIATRLQESLHEMAQLTTVIEVDVTRIAKLRAQAKDSFQQRHGVKLSFLPFFALAAIEALQTYPIVNARMDLDAGTITYPDAENLGIAVDTERGLLTPVIHNAGDLNLGGIAKRVADLAERTRTNKISPDEIAGATFTLTNTGSRGALFDTPIVPSPQSAMLGTGAVVKRPVVVSDPDLGEVVAVRSMVYLALSYDHRLIDGADAARFLVAVKERLEGGNFEAELGL